The Prosthecomicrobium sp. N25 nucleotide sequence GTCAAGGCGGCCGAGACCATCTTCTCGACCGACCCCCATGCGGTCGCGATTGCACAGGACATCGGCCTGCGGGTCATCGACGGCAAGGTCGCCGACGTCGGCCCCTTCATGATCTGGTTCGGCGTGCTGCTCGGCGTGAACATGCAGACGAGCTTCATGCACCCGCCCTTCGGCTTCGCGCTCTTCTACTTGCGCTCCGTCGCCCCCACGAAGCCGTATCTCGATACCGTGACCAAACGGACCATGCAGCCGGTCACGACCGGGCAGATCTATTGGGGCGCCGTGCCCTTCGTCCTCATCCAGGTGGTGATGGTGGCGGTCGTGCTGTTCTTCCCGCGGATCGTCATGTGGTACAATGATACCGCAAACACGGTCGACCCGACCAAGTTCGAGATCCAGCTGCAGGGCCCGCTCGGCGGCGGCATGCCGGGACTGCCCGGCCTTCCCGGCCAGGATTCCGGCCTGGGCGGTCCGCCCGCCGGCCTGGGCGGTCCCCCGGCCGGCCTCGGCGGCCCACCCCCGGGCCTCGGCAGTCCCCCGCCCGGCCTCGGCGGCCCGCCCCCGGGCCTCGGCAACCCCCCGGATCTCGGCGCTCCGCCCCCGGGGCTCGGCACACCGCCCGCCGAGCCGCCCAAGCAGAACTGATCGACCGGCCGCCCGTCCCTTGCGACGGGCGGTTCGCATTCGCGGTCTTGCATGCGGGCTTCAGGGGTTGTTCAGGGATCGAGGCGCAGACTTCCACCGTCTCGCCGACGAGAACAGGACCGCTTCGCCATGTGCCGCTGGGTGGCCTACGCTGGCCCGCCGATCTTTCTCTCCGACCTCGTGACCGACCCGGAGCATTCCCTCATCGCCCAGAGCCTCGGCGCCGAGGAGGCGAAGGTCGAGGTGAACGGCGACGGCTTCGGCATCGGCTGGTACGGCGAGCGGACGGAACCCGGCCTCTACCGCGAGATCCTGCCGGCCTGGTCGGACGACAACCTGCGCCACCTCGCCCGGCAGGTTCGTTCCCGCCTCTTCTTCGCCCATGTCCGCGCCGCGACCGGGACCGCCACGAGCCGCGCCAACTGCCACCCCTTCGCGAACGGCCGCTGGCTCTTCATGCATAACGGTCAGATCGGCGGCTATGCGGGCCTGCGCCGCACCATCGAGGCGATGATCGGCGACGCCCATTACGGCGCCCGCGCCGGCACCAAGGATTCCGAGGCCCTCTTCCTGATCGCGCATTCGCGCGGCCTCGACCGCGACCCGGTCGGCGCCGTCGCTTCCACGCTCCGGGACGTCGTCGCCGCCATGCGCGTCGCCCGCGTCGAGGCCCCGCTACGCGTGACCGCCGCCCTCTCGGACGGCCAGCGCCTCTTCGCGTTCCGATATGCCTCCGACCGCCGCCCGCCGAGCCTCTACTGGCGACGCGACGGCGGCGCCATCCAGGTCGTCTCGGAGCCCCTCGACCGCCGCCGTGAGGCATGGAACGCCGTGCCGGACGGCCATGCCCTCGTGTGCTGCGGCGCCGGCGGCTGCGACGTCGTCCCGCTCGCGGTCGAGGCGGTGGAGGCGGCCTGAGCCCGGTCGGGCGGCCCCGCCCGTCCTGCGCCGCGCCGGCCTGCGAAACGAATGAGGCGGCCGGAAAAGAAATGCCCGGGGCAAGCCCGGGCATGACAGAGTCGATCGATCGACTGTGGGTCTAAACTCTCAGAGCGTCTTCTTGCGCTGCTGGATCATCATGAAGGTGTCGAAGGTGTACTCCGAGATCTGGAACCAGAGGTACTGGTCGGCCCGGAACGCCTTCTGGGCCTCGTAGATCTTCTTGAAGTCGGCATTCTTGGCCATGGTCTCGTCGTAGAGCTGGTTGGCCGCGTTGAAGCAGGCCTCCATGATCTCATTCGAGAAGGGGCGGAGCTGCGCGCCGTTGGCGGCGAGCCGCTTGAGGGCGCCCGGGTTGAGCGCGTCGTACTTCGCCTGCATGTGGACGTTGGCGAGGCCCGCCGCGGTCGTGACGAGCGACTGGTAATTCTTCGGCAGCTCGGCCCACTTCGTCGTGTTGATGAAGAAGTCGAGCATCGCGCCGCCTTCCCACCAGCCCGGGTAGTAGTAGAAGGGCGCGACCTTGTAGAAGCCAAGCTTCTCGTCGTCGTAGGGACCGACCCACTCGGCCGCGTCGATGGTGCCCTTTTCGAGCGCCGGGTAGATGTCGCCGCCGGCGATCTGCTGCGGCACCGAGCCGAGCTTGGCGAGCACCTGGCCGGCGAAGCCGCCGATGCGCATCTTCAGGCCCTTGAAGTCCTCCACGGACTTCATCTCCTTGCGGAACCAGCCGCCCATCTGGGCGCCCGTGTTGCCGCCGGGCATGCCGACGATGTTGAACTTCTTGTAGAACTCGTTCATCAGCTCGTTGCCGCCGCCGTAGTAGCGCCACGCGCTGGTCTGGCGGGAGTTGAGCCCGAACGGAACGGCGGTGCCGAACGCGAAGGTCGGGTCCTTGCCCACATAGTAGTACGGCGCGGTGTGGCACATCTCGACCGTGCCGTTGGACACGGCGTCGGCGGCCTGCAGGCCGGGGACGAGCTCGCCCGCCGCGAAGACCTGGATCTGGAAGGCGTTGTCGGTCGCCTCGGCGACAGCCTTGGAGAGCACCTCCGCGGCGCCGTAGATGGTGTCGAGCGACTTCGGGAAGCTCGAGGTCAGGCGCCACTTGATCTGCGGATTGGACTGCGCGATGGCCGGCATCGGCAGGGTGGCGGCGGCAGCCGTGCCGACCGCTGCGGTCTTCAGGAAATTGCGACGCTGCATAGACGTGTTCCTCCACGCGTTTTGTTGACCGCTCCCGCCCGTCTCCTCCCGGCCGCGCGCGATCGATGGCACCGTTAGACTAAATGCAAGTCTGCCATGCAAGTGAAAAAAGGAGGCAGATCAGTTCGATACGCGACGCTTGCTGAAGGATCGGCCGA carries:
- a CDS encoding TRAP transporter substrate-binding protein: MQRRNFLKTAAVGTAAAATLPMPAIAQSNPQIKWRLTSSFPKSLDTIYGAAEVLSKAVAEATDNAFQIQVFAAGELVPGLQAADAVSNGTVEMCHTAPYYYVGKDPTFAFGTAVPFGLNSRQTSAWRYYGGGNELMNEFYKKFNIVGMPGGNTGAQMGGWFRKEMKSVEDFKGLKMRIGGFAGQVLAKLGSVPQQIAGGDIYPALEKGTIDAAEWVGPYDDEKLGFYKVAPFYYYPGWWEGGAMLDFFINTTKWAELPKNYQSLVTTAAGLANVHMQAKYDALNPGALKRLAANGAQLRPFSNEIMEACFNAANQLYDETMAKNADFKKIYEAQKAFRADQYLWFQISEYTFDTFMMIQQRKKTL
- a CDS encoding class II glutamine amidotransferase, with protein sequence MCRWVAYAGPPIFLSDLVTDPEHSLIAQSLGAEEAKVEVNGDGFGIGWYGERTEPGLYREILPAWSDDNLRHLARQVRSRLFFAHVRAATGTATSRANCHPFANGRWLFMHNGQIGGYAGLRRTIEAMIGDAHYGARAGTKDSEALFLIAHSRGLDRDPVGAVASTLRDVVAAMRVARVEAPLRVTAALSDGQRLFAFRYASDRRPPSLYWRRDGGAIQVVSEPLDRRREAWNAVPDGHALVCCGAGGCDVVPLAVEAVEAA